The following proteins are co-located in the Armatimonadota bacterium genome:
- a CDS encoding segregation/condensation protein A: MDIAQTQKSPYNITLPAFEGPLDLLLHLIRENQIDIYDIPIAKVCEQYLAYLSLMESLDLELAGEWLVMAATLIEIKSRMLLPEDPKNESESEEEQIDPRLELVERLIEYEKFKSAAEIFKEREEQRARVFVRGATELSFELKPTFDLENITAVDLLSVLQRILADVGEEEVTSIQKRKITVRMRMREIQRKLAEAAGQLKFEDLFDDSINRIEVVITFLALLELLKSRIVKVKQKTAFSPIEIITMESNGR; the protein is encoded by the coding sequence GTGGATATAGCGCAGACCCAGAAAAGCCCCTATAACATAACTCTCCCGGCATTCGAGGGACCGCTCGATCTGCTGCTGCACCTGATCCGCGAGAACCAGATAGATATCTACGACATCCCCATTGCAAAGGTATGCGAGCAGTATCTGGCGTATTTATCCCTAATGGAATCGCTTGACCTCGAACTGGCGGGCGAGTGGCTCGTAATGGCGGCAACACTGATTGAGATCAAATCAAGAATGCTGCTGCCTGAAGACCCGAAAAATGAGTCCGAATCTGAAGAAGAACAGATCGATCCCAGACTCGAACTTGTCGAGCGGCTGATAGAATACGAAAAGTTTAAGAGCGCGGCTGAGATATTTAAGGAGCGCGAAGAGCAGCGCGCAAGGGTATTTGTGAGGGGAGCAACTGAGCTTTCATTTGAACTCAAGCCCACCTTCGATCTCGAGAACATCACCGCCGTTGACTTGCTCTCCGTCTTGCAGCGCATACTTGCCGATGTTGGTGAGGAAGAAGTCACAAGCATCCAGAAGCGCAAAATCACCGTGCGTATGCGCATGCGCGAGATTCAGCGCAAACTGGCTGAAGCTGCTGGGCAACTTAAGTTTGAAGATTTGTTCGACGATTCGATTAACCGTATTGAAGTGGTAATCACGTTCCTGGCACTGCTTGAGCTATTGAAATCCCGTATTGTAAAAGTCAAGCAGAAAACAGCAT